CCAGCATAGGACCTTTCCATGTagatggggatgggggaagggggtcAAAACAAGACGGATGTGGATTCAGAGGGCTCAGAATATGCTgttggcagctcttccagaaaCTTTCAGAAAAGATTAGGCCTTGATAAACCATTAGTTTCCAGGGGACTTTTCCAATTATAAGTGGTGTAGCATGGGCTTTGGGGGAGTAATAAAGTGAGTTGAGTGGTTATTAGACCATTGATCGATTACACCCCATAAGAACCCAGTGGATCAAGTACCATTGTCTCCACTTTAAAGATGGCctcagccaagcatggtggtacacacttatcatcccagcactcaggaggttgggGCAGAAGGGTTGTGTGTTTCAAGCTAGCCCTAGCCACATAGAATGGCCCtatctttattaaaacaaaacaaaaatcctcttCCTCAGTAGAGTTAAATAGTTTTCTGATGTTCCCCCAACTCAACCTGCAAAGTTGTATACTGTAATTCTCATCTATCCAGAAGACTAAGACAGGACTATGGAAAgcccaaagccagcctgagctacacagtaaggcctgtctccaaaaataaagcattaataataataataataataataataataataataataataataataatttccccCAAGTCAACCCATATCTCCCTTTGCCAAGCCttattttctagaatattttgaCATTACAACATGATGGTGTAGTCCACAAAGTTCACACCCGTGAACTGTGCAatcaaactaataataataataatgttttaagtaaatttcCTATTTCATGTTAGATGGCAGATTAGACATATCTGCTCTAGACTTCCCCAACAGCAAGGAATTAGAGCCAGAGGTAGCGAtacaaacttttaatcccagtaccccaggaggcagaaacagggaatctctgtgagttcatggccagcctgatccacatagCAAgatccaagccagccagggctacatagtgggaaGGGGTGGGAAAGACTATGTTATGTGTTAGAATTATGTTCTTAGGAACAAATAACTCTACTGCcaaggatttgtttgttttcctataaGGCAATTCAACAGAAAGTCTCTTCTCAGAGGAGCATGGCCCTGAGCCACTACAGGTTCTAATGACAAGGCATGAGCTTGTATGACATTgactttccctgccttcctcctccaggcCAGGAAGCACACGCTTCCTCCTACCTgactccattttctctttctttctttcttttttttctttctttttttctttctttcttcctttttttctttctttcttgcttgcttgctttctttcttatttatttttttttctgtttttattttgttttgttttcaagacttggtttctctgtgtagccctagctgtcctggaactcactctgtagaccaggctggccttaacctcagatttctgcctgcctctgccccccagatcctgggattaaaggtttgtgctaccaccgcccaggtTCTGACTCCATTTTCTATTGTCGCTTTTCTTGCTTATcctggtatttttgtttttttcttgctttgcttttgNNNNNNNNNNNNNNNNNNNNNNNNNNNNNNNNNNNNNNNNNNNNNNNNNNNNNNNNNNNNNNNNNNNNNNNNNNNNNNNNNNNNNNNNNNNNNNNNNNNNtttgcttttgttttttaagacagcattttactctatagcccaggctatcttggaactcactgtgtaaccagactagcaatcctcctgcctcagcctcctgaatggcAGAatttcaggcatgcaccactgtgcccagcattTGGGTCTTCCTGATAAGAGCAAACTGAACCCTTAGCTGCTTTGCCCTTATTAAACAGTGAAGGGCACGACTTTTCCAGGGTTTATAATCAGCAagctctcatttccctcccacaaCATCTTGCCGAGCCTTTCGCAATTATGGCTCATTTCTCTAGGTTTCCTATGGCAGGCATCGGAACAGAATTAAAGTATGAGCACGTGCAAAAATAATCTGCTTCCCAAGATAGTAAATGCTGAGAAGTTCTATATTAGAACACTCCCAGTGCTGACTGGCTGGGGCATGATTACCCTAATAAGCTTAGAGCTCCACTTGCCATCCACATCTGTCAGGGCAGGAGCAAAACACAGGTCCATAATCTGTGAGTCTGGGGCCCGTCAGAACTGTCCCGCTGCTCACTAACAGCAGAAGCTGCAAAACTTAGGACTACGGCATGTCTTCCTCTTCATCGTGGCACGGGCTCCAAGTCTAGGAGTGTGTACCATGGACTCAGTTTGGACTGGCGTTGCCCGGATAGACTAGCCAGGGAGACTTCTGTCCCCAGTCCCAAGGATTCTCCAAAGACTGCGAAGGGAGAAGATGGTGAGAAGCTGAAGCCATGGGGTGCACGCCATCACACAGTGTCCTTGTCAACAGCGTGGCCAAGAGTGGCATTCAGTTTTTTAAGAAGCCCAAAGCAATTTTGCCAGAAGGTCAGAGGGACAGGCAAAAATGTCCCATCCCTTTGCTGGTTCAAAGTTCCACCTTCTGTGACCCTGGTTGGGACCCGCACCTgggacagaggccagcagaggagtCAGCGAGTTCCAAGAAGCCCCAAACCATGGCTGAAGGTCTTTGTCAGCTCACAGAAGATACAGAAGGCCCAATTCCAGAAAGTCAAAGATTCCAGCTGAACATTCCACAAAGCCGCACAGCTGTGGACATGTCATTCAGGACAGATGACTCCCTCGGGATACAAGAAGCAGATTCTGCTTGGCGAGAGAGTGAGGAAAACATACCCCAGGAGACCTCAAAATGGGACAACAAACCAAGGTGCCATCAGTCAGACAACCAGAGCCATTGCTACCAAACTATTCCTGAGTCAAAAGGCCAAGTGGACTTCCCTGAGCCCCTGGTAAAGGCCCACCAGCACACGTATGCCTATCTGCACGCTAGCCTCTCCAGATACGAGGCGATTCTGCATCTCGTCCAGCAGGCCAGCCACACCCGGGAGCTGTTACAACCcatgctcagcttcctgctgctgtgtttCCAGGAGGTCAGCCAGCTCCTGGGAGAAATCTCCAAAGATGGAGAAGTGCTCCTCCAGGAAGTTAGAGGGGATCTGGCCTTGCCGTCCAGGACAGGTGAGCCCTGGGAACAGCCAGACCTCCTGCAACAGTTGCTGCAGTACACAGTCAACAAGCTGCAGGTTGTCCACGGCACAGTGGCTGACCTCACTGGGACCTTGCTGGAGAGCTCCAGCAGCTGTCTCAGCACTGCGGCTAGCCACCTGAAGGGTAAACTGAGCACCCAGAGAGGTATAGATGAAGGCCTCCTAAAGGCCCTGGAACAACTAGAGAGCCTGACCACTGGCCACAGTGACCCTGGGCTGCCGGGTCCACCCTTGTGCTCTGAGGACAGTGGCATCGGTGCCGACAATGAGTCTGTGCAATCCATGGAGAAGCTGAGCAAGCAAACCAGCTGGGACTTGGCAGCAGAGCCTGGCGAAGGGAAGCCAGGGACTGCACCCCAAGTGGAAGTCAGGGTGGCAGGGCATGCCTGGCAGAAAGGTCCATGTTGGACAGGTTCAGACAGACACCAAGACTGTCCCCTGTCGAAGCCTAGGATAGCGAAGGTTCAGCCTGTGGCACAGGATAAAGCCAGGCACTCTCATGCCTCTAGCACCAGCTCAGAAGCAGTCACCTCCAGGCCTCCAGAGGCTGCCAAAAGCATTCTGCAAAATTCCCTCGGGTTTGAGACCCCTGTGCAAACACATTTTTCTCAGAGTTCTGGGTTGGTGGATGCTCCATCCCTGAGCGAAGATGAGGACAGCAGCccggaggaggaagatgaagttaGCAGCACGGATCTGCATGCTGAGCAACAGAAAGCATCACCTCCAAGACCACGGTCCTCACCTCCCACCCGGGAAAACCTGTTTCAGCCATATTCCAGGAAGCTGAGGAGCCCCCAGGCTCAGGAAATGATTCTGAAGATGAAAGAAGCCATCAGTGAAAGGATCAAGTTTGTCCCTGTGCCTTCCAGACCCCAGGActgggatgaagaggaggaggggacaaCAATAGTCCCTCCAAGACCTAACACAGCCTGTGGCAGCAGGAGGGCCCCTGAGAGACAAAGGAGGTCACAATCAGAGGGAAGTCTTAAGAGCCACATGGAAGACCCCACCCTCCAGGAGCTGAAGAGGGTTCAGACAGACCTCAGTCGGAGGCTGGAGGTATTCTATGCCCTGGGTCATACACGGCAGGGGCAGAACAGGAAACAACTTCTGCAATCCAGGACGTCAGTGCTGTGGCCCCCTTCCAACTGCAGGGTAAGTCCCGGTAGTACCatcagcaagttcaaggcctcccTCACCAAAAACTTCAGCATTCTGCCCAATCAAGACAAGAGCATCTTGCAAAGAGGTGGTCACCTCTCTGACCGTGAGCAGCCCTGCCAGAAGAAGGCTGGGAAGCTGCCAAATGCCATTTTTTGTGGTGAGAAGAACAGTGGGGTTCCCAGGAACACTGAATGGGACATCAGGGACTGTCCCACCAGAACGTCAGTGAAGAAGCTCATTGAGGCCTTCAGTCCCAATGAAAGTCTGAGGACGCCAAGGGACTCCAGGAACATGGGGTCAAGCCCCGGCCACAGAAAGTGGGGGGTCCCTGCCATCCCTCCCAGATTTCCTGTATACAGGGGGCTAGCCCCTCTGTATGCTAAGCCCCAAATTTCTCCAACAGCAGGCAGAGAACCTCTCAGGGTGAGCATGGGCTGGAGGCATTCTGCACCctttccccccttcccctcccttcctacaGCAGAGGCATCCAATAGTGAGGACAGCAGCTGGGAAGCGGAGGACCTAGAGaacctccccccacctcctctggAAATCCTAATGGACAAGTCATTCACTGCTCTGGAACACCCCGAGAGCAGTCAGCCAGCACGGAGCCCAGTGGACGAGACCCTGGTACCAGGGCTGCAAGAAGCTGGCCCACCAAGGAAAACATGGGCTTCCCCCAAGCTGAGAGCCTCCATGAGCCCCATGGACTTGCTCCCTAGCAAAAGCACTGGCAGCTCCCTGAGGCTGCACAGCACTGGGCTAGGGATCATCAGGAATGTGGGCAATTCCAGAAAGCTGACCTTGGGCCTGAACTCCCAGCAAGCAGTGAGCTcaagcccagaggcagaagatGGAGCTCAGATTCAGGTACCAGAGGAGGACGCTGCGAAGCTCTCTGAACATGGCCAGAAGGCAAACCCTTGGCACCACCCTAAGCCCACATCTGGGCAAAGCAAGacctgggaaccaagcctggccCGCTCTTCACAAGGTCCACACACTCCAGAAGCATCCAGGAAGGGTCCAGAGAGAAGCCCTCCAGGGATCAGGAAACCCTCTCCCACGAGAGCACAGCGGGCATCCCCAGGGGACAGGAGGCTGCAGAGCCTCCCCTCCTCTCGTGGATTGTCCCAGCCAGGCCTCCCTGCGGTTCTCAGCTCCCCTAGCCCACCTCTGAGCCCCAGGACACTGAGCCCACCAGCCATAAAGAAGTCAACTTCCCCACCATGTGGATACCTGCAGCTTAACCAAGCCCAGGAGAGCCCACCTGTCCATAGGACAGAAACAAacacttcttcctctgcctcctcctcatctccctcAGCGTCTGCCTCTCAGGGCTCCAAGGAGACGAGTCACTTTGAGGATGGTGAAGCCACTATGACTAAAACACCCAGGAACAAGTGTTCCATATTCTACCCATCTGCCTCCTCTCAGTTTGAAGCTAAATCGTCATTCTCACTATCCCTTCCAAGGACGCTACCAGAACCTGGAGGCCCCAACAGGGCCCCAACAGGAGGCTGGAGGGGCAGCTCAGGGTCACGACCGAGGGCAGATCCGCAGAGGAGAACAACTCTGAGCACTCTCAACCCGTTGCCTTTCATCAGAAGGACAGCTTCAGAACGCCAGCGCCAGCAGGCTCACCCTCTTCAGCTGCCCGGCTGCTCTTGGGAGTCCCATCCTTGCCAAAGCAGGTAAGAGATACCTGGCCACCGCCCAAGCAGCCGGGGTGGGCTCTTTGTACTGTCTAGGGTAGTGTTTTTCAAACTGTTCCAAAAGCAGACACAGTGGGGAAAAAAGAGATGAGATGCATTGGCCAGGTCTCCCCTTGACCATGAACAACTGCGTTTTCAGCCCTGCCCCAGTGGCTAGCTGTCTGAGCCCAGAAGccagagtctgttctctcttcccacagaaGGTCTCTAACCATCAGGTACCAGACCCCTTTAAACTCTCAAAAATTTTGAGAACCCAATAGTTTTTACATATGTGAGTTAACAACTACTATTTTTTATCATAAGTTTAaactgagaaatatttaaatatttacaaagaatATGCCCAttccatattcacacacacaaaaagaagtgtgttgttgttgttttgagatggggctgGCATTAAAtgcacaatccttctgcctcagccatctgagttttgggattacaggaggaagagagggaggcagagagagaaagagagagagagagagagatttgatgaGAGTATTGACATCTTGCATTTTGCAGACTTGTTGGTATCAACTGGCTTGTTCTGACAGCTGGACTCTCAACTCTGCTTCTCTAGGCCATACTGCGCATCCATGGATTCGAAACTCTGCCCACATTCCTAAGAGTGTGGACCAGTAACACTTTCGAATTACAATGAAAATTGTAACACCCCCAGAAATGTCACTGAGATACCTAGGGGGTCCATagaccccatcttaaaaacaGGTGGTCCTGAAAACAGGCATAGAAATAGTGGAGTGGACTTCCCAGAGCCCTGAGGCCTTGGCTCCACTTCTCCACCAGTTTCCAACGTCTGTAGGATGAGGGTGTTCACGAGCACGAGCATCCAGAGCATGAGCTGCCCTTCCTGCCCATAGGAAGACTGAATGCCTAGCATGCCTGTCTCAGCAGAGACAAGTTGATCCATGCTATGGGCCCAGCATGCAGGCAGTTTGAGCACACTGCCACGGGGCCTGGGAGCCAGCAGAACCGTCCCATGGGCACAGAAAGGGCTCCACTTCTTGATTGGTTGTTTAACAGAATACccaggggtgggtgtgggggtcGTGTCAACCCAAGGTCTATTAGAGAAACACTCTACAGGACGACTGATGTAAGATAAGACAATGCTCCGACAGCAGCAGCGCTGGCTTTGTCTGCAGTACTCACGGTCCTGTCAACCCACAGTTAATTTCTGCCGGGGTGATATGCATCACTGGCCTCACGATGTGTCCAGGCATAAATGGTAAACTTTTTTACAAAGTATTCAGCAGTCAATTTTAAGTAAAGATAGTATCTAAGGAAAGTTGTGCATTGTAATAGTTCTGTAACCTTCCCCAGCCActtgaatgaaatgaaatattgatTACTTTTGCGAGAATCTTAACGTCACACTGCCCTTTTCTTAAATCTAAAATGCACTTTCTACATGGCAAGCACACTGGCTTTCAGCTAAGAACCTCGATAAACACTACCTACTCTGTTATTAGATTTCTAAAACTGTGCCCTTCAGGAGAAGAGCTTGAGAGAACAGGGACAATAAAGAGGCATTAATTAAAAACACTAACATTTTAAAGCAGCCGGGGCATAAATCtgctcaagaagaaaataatgcccAGACTTCTCCTCCAAACAGGGCAGCCTAGAAGACTGTTTTATGTTCTGaatctcaagtgtgtgtgtgtgtgtgtgtgtgtgtgtgtgtgtgtgtgtgNNNNNNNNNNNNNNNNNNNNNNNNNNNNNNNNNNNNNNNNNNNNNNNNNNNNNNNNNNNNNNNNNNNNNNNNNNNNNNNNNNNNNNNNNNNNNNNNNNNNTGAAAGCAGAGTCTGCTCAAGGTCAAGTTGAAGTCACTTACTACCCacccccattcccctccctttgGGTGTGGCTACACCCTGACGTCATTCCAAAGTCTGAAAACGCAAAGGGGAAATGCCTGTTTCCCACCAGCCACCAAGGTGTGCCTTTAGCATGTGGAAGCTGAAGGCCATCTGCAGTAAGAGCTCTGAGTCTTTGCCTCTGTACATACAGGGCACAAGTATAACTTTCTGCCATTCTACATATCAAAAAACCATACCAGGGGGTTAAGCATGGCTTCACCAAGACCACACAACAAGCGCCGGAGAACCAGACAGTGCTTCCAAAGCTGGGGCATGCGGGGATACACTAAGTCACACCCATGTGTCTTATAGCAGGCAGACTGGAGTGCCGTGGAGTTGTCTCTGACTTCATTTCCATTGCTCCATGCTAGGCATAAGCTGTTTTGTGGGAAAAGGATGATGTCTGTATCCTCCTGTCCTGGGGATCAGGAACAGGCCTTGGCAGCATCCCCAGGAAACTTGGCCACTGACCTTTgattctttgtgtgtatgcagaATCCCCAGATGAAAATCCATCTCTAGCACCAGATATTGGAGTCCTTTAAACACCCCAGAAGCCTCTAccccagtgcttctcaacctccctgatgctgggaccctttaatacggttcatgctgtggtgaccctcaatcataaaattattttcactgctacttcataactgtatctttgctactgttatgaaccatatgtaaatatttttggagatagtgGCTTGCCCAAAGGGGTCGtggcccacagtttgagaaccactggtctagactTTCTCCCCTACATGCAGTTCTTCTCATCACTGCCTGGTCCCGATTGGTAAGAGAGGAGCATTGTGCAAGTCCCATGAGGTGCTTGGCTCAGGCTGCCCAGAGGCCAGCAGGGCAGCAGGTGGCCAGTTTGTCTCCCTAACAGTTCTAGGAAGGGAGAGAACCTCAACCGCAGAGCGACAGCCTGTAAAATTAGCAGGCACCTGGACTCGGCTTTTCGCAAATAATGGAACTCGGGTGGGGCTGAGAAAGAATTTAGATCCAATTTTCATGCCACCGGATCAAACTTCACAGAGCAGCACgtctcctttccctcctgccaGCCAGGAACAAAGACTAGGGCATGGATAAAACACAACCTGTGTGTGCTTCCTAGTCCCTCGGGGTCTCAGGGGAAATGAAGAGaggaggcagctgtgagctgtggACCCTGAATACCTAAGGTAGAGCCCTATAGCAGCCTAAGGCCGTCACTGGCTCTAAGGCACAGTGGGCTCCTTGATCCACAAACATACGCATGTGTGCTGCTCTGTGTGTCATCTTCTCTTCCCACCTTGGCCTTGCTCATAGCCAAACACACGCTTGTTCACTGGTTTGACATCCCACGTGCAGAACAAGCATACTTCATTATAAAGGGCAAGAGCGTGTTGTCATGGGCAGAATGAAGGGCCATATGGGCTATGCAGGTGGGAGGCAGGGCTCTTGTCCTGCTTTTGAAGTGACCAAGAGCTCTAACCAAGGCCCAGTTCTCTGAGCCCCAGGTACCCAACTACTGTACAATAGTTGATCCCTAGAGTCCCTTCTGGGTACAACTTCCTATAGCATAGCACCACAGAGACAGATTCCTGTTATCCTTTGAACTGTGCACATGGGAATTGTGCGCACAGTTTTCCATTTCACCCAGTACTGATACCTGTGAGTCCTGGCTATCTAGTTGTTATTCTGATTTCcagtttacaaaggaaaaaaatcagactcAGTGGGATTGGTTGACATGCAGCAAGGCACACAGATGGCGAGAGCAAGAGCCAAGATTTCAGCTCAGGCAGCCAGACACCAGCCTTCCCTAAGCAACCCTGCGGCCAACCTGCCAGCAGCCAGCCCTGGGTGGCTTTCAGAGTTAGTCCTGTCTACCTAGGCTTGTTCCACCCTTTGTCACAGCCACGTCCCATTCTCTCAATGCATAGCCGGTTAGAGTTGGCGGTCTGCGAAGGTCCCTCCTCCTTTCATGGCCCTTAGGTATGGTACTCAGCACTGGGAAGCTCTAATCTAACCAAACACTGGGCAAGACTGGGCCAAGTGGTTCCTCTTTGATTCTATTCAGGAAAAGAATGACAACTGTACAAAGACGAGATGATTTTTCTTCCCcttgcttttattgttgtttttaattcaaGCAACTAAGcctagctctttattaaacaagaaatgcattagaaaaacaaaattaaactaaataagGGCCCAATTCCCCCAGGCCTGTTCAGAGAGCTGCAGGAATCTAGGCATAGAGGAAAGGGCATGAATGAACCTGCTGGGAAGTGCTGGGAGCTGTTCCCACCACATCTAGCTAGACCAGGAACACAGAAAGGATAATCTAGCCTGACAAGTGTGAAATGgaaaggcagggggaggggaggggaggggagggcagaggggaacAGGGAAGGAGCGAGAAGGGACAGCAGAGGAGTGTCTGATCTGTCACTGTACTTtctcctggcagtggtggcggcggcagcagcagcagtgaggaGAGCCCCAAGCAAGAGCCCCCACCTTGGAATAATTCCTGTGCCCCAGAATTGCAGGGCAGCGGCACCAAGTGGGCATCTCCTTTGGAGCTCTGTGTGCTGGGTCATGGGCTGCAGCCAGAAGCTCGCATCAGTCGCAACCAGGACAGAGCCCAGCCAGAGTCACAACACTAGCAGAAAGAAGTGGCCTTGGCACGTGACACACCGATGCCAGTGACACTAGGACACGTGAAACAGTCATGAGGTGTTTGCACCGCTCCATGGATGGTGGGCAAACCGACTCGAACCGCGGTGTCTTGGAAAGACCTTGAAGATGCTCTGCCTAGTGGGCTGCAAAGTCTTTAGCAACAATTGGATTTACTTCACAGCAATGATCCTGCTTTGCCTGAGGTTTCGATGTTAATGAAAACCTTAGCGCCTACAATAATACCCTTTATCTTTTCAAGAGCTGGCCTTAATTAGAGGGAAAATATATTCGTTCTTAGAGGGCCACGTGATAACCAGTGGTGATGACACCATTTAAACCACAACCATGAGTGGAATGGTATCCCCTGGATAAGAAAACCAAAGTTGTGGGGAAGCGTCCTCAGGAGGGCACTGTCCCCCAACCAAGGCTCTTGCTGGAGTTCAGACAAATTAGAAGAACAAAGCACAAACAGGTACAATGTGGGTGGCCTTGGACTCTGCATTCTTCATTAAATTCCATTGCCTTTGGTTAATCTGTCACTGTACCTGCGTACAGCATAAGAAGTCATACAAACAGTGGGACAAGCGAAATTTTTTTGTCTTAAGGTTAAATGGCATGATGGTTaatgttgtcaacttgacagaatccaGAACCACTGAAAAGACAAGCCTTTGATCAcgtctgtgagggattttctaggTTGAGTTCGATGAGGTAGGAAGCTCCGCCCTACTATGGTTGGCACCTTTCCATGGGGGTTGGGGGGTTCAgatcctgaacctcagaaaagaggaagaagactaatgaccagcattcatttcttcctgcttcctgactatcgatgcaatgtgaccagcgaCCTCCAGTTCCTACCACCCCATGAAAGACTGCACCCCTCAACCTATGACGCCAGGATCAACTCTCCTCCATTAAGACGCTTTTGTCAGGCTATTGTGTCCCATATGTTAGCAGGGAAACCAATTACACATGGTTTGTTTCAACAACACAGCATTGAAGTCTCCACTAAAAGCTTTGTTTAGAAGCAAATTGCTCCTGACACTGGAAAATGAGGCAGATTAGAACATCCATCCCCTCCCACCCACACCTTGCTTCTCCTGTTCATGCCCACTTGTGGCCATGCCACCCTTGGCCTCAGTGTGTATCAAATTCTTTGGCTGAGCTAAACACCCACACACTCTGGGTCTGAGCAAACACAACTGAGCCTCCCAAACAAGAGGCCTGTTCTTTGCGGCGGGTAGGGGCCCGAGCCCAGAGATAGGGAGGGTATGAGGCATTCTCAcagacctccccacccccaagattcTTGCCAAGTTTATTCCTAGGTTATCTGCAGAGAAGTTCTGTTGGTGCTGGAAATAAAGCCAAGGAGCACCACTCCTGCCAAAAACCCTACTTCTTCCAATGAGCCAGATACTTGCTGCAAACCCTGGAATTTTTCCATCAGGAGCTGTGGAGTACtttctatttagaaaagaatTTGCAGTGATTGGGTGATTCAATGCCTGCTCAGTGGGTTGTCAAAAGACAAGAATTCTCACCCACGGGTACAGCTAAGCAGGCTCAACTTCCCAGATCTGCCTCCAAGCTGAGGTTTTTCAGTTTGAGAAAATTACAGACCTCAAATCCTTTTTTGTTAAA
The window above is part of the Microtus ochrogaster isolate Prairie Vole_2 unplaced genomic scaffold, MicOch1.0 UNK26, whole genome shotgun sequence genome. Proteins encoded here:
- the Pcare gene encoding photoreceptor cilium actin regulator yields the protein MGCTPSHSVLVNSVAKSGIQFFKKPKAILPEGQRDRQKCPIPLLVQSSTFCDPGWDPHLGQRPAEESASSKKPQTMAEGLCQLTEDTEGPIPESQRFQLNIPQSRTAVDMSFRTDDSLGIQEADSAWRESEENIPQETSKWDNKPRCHQSDNQSHCYQTIPESKGQVDFPEPLVKAHQHTYAYLHASLSRYEAILHLVQQASHTRELLQPMLSFLLLCFQEVSQLLGEISKDGEVLLQEVRGDLALPSRTGEPWEQPDLLQQLLQYTVNKLQVVHGTVADLTGTLLESSSSCLSTAASHLKGKLSTQRGIDEGLLKALEQLESLTTGHSDPGLPGPPLCSEDSGIGADNESVQSMEKLSKQTSWDLAAEPGEGKPGTAPQVEVRVAGHAWQKGPCWTGSDRHQDCPLSKPRIAKVQPVAQDKARHSHASSTSSEAVTSRPPEAAKSILQNSLGFETPVQTHFSQSSGLVDAPSLSEDEDSSPEEEDEVSSTDLHAEQQKASPPRPRSSPPTRENLFQPYSRKLRSPQAQEMILKMKEAISERIKFVPVPSRPQDWDEEEEGTTIVPPRPNTACGSRRAPERQRRSQSEGSLKSHMEDPTLQELKRVQTDLSRRLEVFYALGHTRQGQNRKQLLQSRTSVLWPPSNCRVSPGSTISKFKASLTKNFSILPNQDKSILQRGGHLSDREQPCQKKAGKLPNAIFCGEKNSGVPRNTEWDIRDCPTRTSVKKLIEAFSPNESLRTPRDSRNMGSSPGHRKWGVPAIPPRFPVYRGLAPLYAKPQISPTAGREPLRVSMGWRHSAPFPPFPSLPTAEASNSEDSSWEAEDLENLPPPPLEILMDKSFTALEHPESSQPARSPVDETLVPGLQEAGPPRKTWASPKLRASMSPMDLLPSKSTGSSLRLHSTGLGIIRNVGNSRKLTLGLNSQQAVSSSPEAEDGAQIQVPEEDAAKLSEHGQKANPWHHPKPTSGQSKTWEPSLARSSQGPHTPEASRKGPERSPPGIRKPSPTRAQRASPGDRRLQSLPSSRGLSQPGLPAVLSSPSPPLSPRTLSPPAIKKSTSPPCGYLQLNQAQESPPVHRTETNTSSSASSSSPSASASQGSKETSHFEDGEATMTKTPRNKCSIFYPSASSQFEAKSSFSLSLPRTLPEPGGPNRAPTGGWRGSSGSRPRADPQRRTTLSTLNPLPFIRRTASERQRQQAHPLQLPGCSWESHPCQSSGGGGSSSSEESPKQEPPPWNNSCAPELQGSGTKWASPLELCVLGHGLQPEARISRNQDRAQPESQH